In Streptomyces sp. P9-A4, the genomic window GGGAGCCCGGGGTGATTCGTACGACACCCTCGTGGCCCACCAGCGAGCAGGCCAGCGGCGCGATCAGCAGGTCGCCCGGGTCCGCGGCCGGATCGTTCTCGGCGTGCGCGGCCCGCTCCAGACCGCAGACGTTCCGCGCGAACTCCAGCAGGGCGTGCTGGAAACCGCCGCAGGTGCCGAGGAAGGGAATGCCGTCCTCCCGGGCCGTGCGGATCGCGGCCAGCGCCCCCGTCTCGCTCTCGTACGGGCTCCCCGGCAGCACCCACACCGCGTCGAAGCCCTTCACCGCGCCGGGCGCCGCCGCGTCCCCGGTCGGGATCCAGTACGCGTCGAGCGCGAGGCCGTCCCGCTCCGCCAGGCCGTCGAGGAGGACGGGGACGCGGACATGGGAGCGGACGTGCGGGGAACGGTCGCCGACCAGGGCGATCCGGGCAGTACGGGGGATCCGCGGGGTACGGGGGAGGGGGTGCGTGTCGTTCATGGGGACCATCCTTCGCGGCGGCCCCACTTCACGTCCAACGATGATCCCTGCACTGTCCATCAAGAACACTTATGACCCGCTGGATAGGGTGGCCGCATGACGAACGATCACGACTGGGAGACCCGCGTCGCCGCCCTCTGGGAGCGGCTCGACGACCACCGGCCCGCCGACTTCCGCGCCCGCGTCGCCGACCTCGCCGCCGAGCGGCCCGACGACGACCCCGCCGCCCTCTTCGAACTGGGCGCCGCCCACGACTCCACCGGCGAACCCGTGGAAGCCGTCCGGCTCTACCAGCGCGCCCTCGACCTCGGCGTCACCGGACTCCGCCGCCGTCGGGCCGTCATCCAGCTCGCCAGCAGCCTCCGCAACCTCGGCCGCCCCGACCGCAGCGTCGAACTCCTCACCGCCGAACGCGCCCTCCCCGCCGACCGGCTGGACGCCGACGAGACCGCCCTCGCCGGAGCCGTCGACGCCTTCCTCGCCCTCGCCCTCGCCGACACCGGCCGCGACCGCGAAGCGGCCTCCCTCGCCCTCGGCGCCCTCGCCCCCCTCCTGCCCCGCTACAACCGCTCCCTCGCCCACTACGCCCGCGCCCTCCTCACCTCCCCCGACGGCTCCTGACCAGGAGCCCGGCCCCCCATGGACCCGCACCTGCTGCGCACCTTCGTCACCGTCGCCCGGCTCGCCTCCTTCTCCGAGGCCGCACGTGAGCTGGGCTACACCCAGTCCGCCGTCTCCCAGCACATCGCCGCCCTGGAGACCGACCTCGCCCAGCCCCTGCTCACCCGCAGACCCGTCGCCCCGACCCCGGCCGGCGCCCGCCTCCTCGAACACGCGGGGGCACTCCTGCTCCGCCTCGACGCGGCCCGCGCCGACCTCGACCGGTTCGCCGCCGCGCCCCGCGCCACCCTGGCCGTCGCCGCCTCCCCGCTCGCCCTCCACCCCCGTACCCTCGCCGCCCTCCCCGCCACCGGCGTCACCCTGCGCGCGCTGCCCCGCGAGCGGGTCCCCGCCGCCGTCGCCACCGGCGAGGCCGACGCCGGACTCGTCGACGGCATCGCCGCCCCCAGCGACCCGCTGCGGCTACCCGACATCGCCCCGCTCGCCGCGACCGCCGTCGCCGAGCAACCACTCGCCGTCGTCCTGCCCGAGGACCACCCGCTCGCCGGACGCGCCGGACTCCGCCTCGACGACCTCGTCGACGCCCGCTGGCTCGACGCGCCCGCCGCAGGCATCCCCCTCGACCGGCTGCGGGCCGTGCACGGCGGACCCGCCGGGCGGGGCTTCCGTACCGCCCTGCGCTACGAGGGCACCGACACCCGCACCCTCACCGCCCTGGCCGCCGCCGGGCACGGCCTCGCGCTGCTCCCCTCGGCCCTCGCGGACGGCACCCCCGGAGCGTCCGCCGTCCCCCTGGTCGCACCCCGCCTCGTCCACCGCACCGAACTCCTCCTGCCGACCGGCCCGCCGCCCGAACGCGCCACCCCGGTGGCCGAGTTCACCCGACGGCTCAAGGCCCGACACCCGTAGTCGCTACCCTGTGCGCAACGGCGACGGAAGGCGGGCGGGCGTGGGGTGGCTGCGACGAGGACCCAGGCGGGACGGCGGCGACGCGCCGAGGGACCCCGAGTTCGCGTACTTCTCGCAGCGCGAGGCCGCGCTCTTCCGCGGCCGGGTCCGGGAGACCTTCGCCGAACTCGGCCTTGAGGTCACCGTCTACGCCGACCACGTCATCGACGACAAGGGCCGCCGTTTCGGCCTCGGCAACCTCGCCGCCGTCTGCCACCAGGACCCGCGCGGCCCCCGCGTCTGGCCCGGCATGATCCACCGGCACATCGGCCTGGTCGTCCGCGCCATGGACGGGCCGTCCGCGCTCGACACCCTGCCGCCCGAGCAGATCCGCGCCCAGCTCTACCCCCGGGTCGTCAGCGGCGACGGCATCGACGCCGCCGCCTTCGGGTACGCGCGAACCGTCGCCCCCGGCCTGTACGAGATCCTCGCGCTGGACCTCCCCGAGAGCGTCATGATGCTCACCGACGAGGCCCTCGAACGGCTCGGCGACCACGCCCAGCTCCGCGACCGGGCCCTGCGCAACCTGCGCGGACTGCCCGTCGAGGAGCACGAGACCGTCCGCGACGCCGACGGCATGTGCTTCGAGATCATCCTCGGCGACTCCTTCTACACCGCGAGCCGCGTCCTCGACCTCGACGGCGTCGTCCGCCGGGTCACCGGCCTGCCGCTCGGCGAGCACGGCGCCCTCGTCGCCCTGCCCTTCCGGCACCAGCTCGCCTTCCACCCCATCCGCGACACCTCGATCATCCCGGCCCTCGGCGCGATGGCCTCCTTCGCCGCCTCCGGCTACGAGGAGGTGCCGGGCGCCATCAGCCCGTACGTCTTCTGGTGGCGCGACGGCACCCTCACCCAGCTCAGCGAGCACGACGAGGCGCACGGGGACCTGCGGATCGTCGTCGGCGACGACTTCCAGGAACTCCTGGAACGGCTCATCGCACAGGGCCCGGACCGCCGCTGACCGGTCGCGGGCCGCTCCGGCGCCCGGCAGGATGCTGTACGACGCACCGGACGAGGACGCCGAGGAGAAGCCCCCCATGCCCAGCAGCCACGCCACCGACGAGGTCGTGCCCTTCACCGCGGACGACTACCGGGCCCGGATGGCCCGCGCCGCCGAGTCCGCCGCCGACGCCGGGCTCGCCGGCGTCCTCGTCGCCCCAGGCCCCGACCTCGTCTACCTCACCGGCTACCAGCCCACGGCGATCACCGAGCGGCTCACCGTCCTCGTCCTCGCCGCCGGCCGGGAACCGGTCCTCGTCGTCCCCACCCTGGAGGCCCCCGACGCCGAGAAGGCCACCGGGGCCCCCGCGCTCACCCTGCGCGACTGGACCGACGGCAAGGACCCCTACGCCGTCGCCGCGCCGCTGCTCGCCGCCGACGGACGCTTCGGCGTCAGCGACAACGCCTGGGCCATGCACCTCCTCGGCCTCCAGCAGGCCCTGCCCGGCACCTCGTACGTCTCGCTCACCGAGGCCCTGCCGATGCTCAGGGGCGTCAAGGACGCCCACGAACTGGCCAGGATCGCAGCCGCCGGGGCCGCCGCCGACCAGGCGTACGGCGAGATCCTCAAGGTGCGGTTCGCCGGCCGCGAGGAGACCGACGTGGCCGCCGACCTCGCCCGGCTGCTCATGGAGTTCGGGCACTCCCAGGTCGACTTCACCGTCGTCGGCTCCGGCCCCAACGGCGCCAACCCGCACCACGAGGCCGGTGACCGGGTCATCGAGCACGGCGACATGGTCGTCCTCGACTTCGGCGGCCTCAAGCACGGCTACGGCTCCGACACCACCCGTACCGTCCACGTCGGCGAACCCACCGACGAGGAGCGGCGCGTCCACGACCTCGTCCGCGAGGCCCAGCAGGCCGGGTTCGAGGCGGTACGCCCCGGGGTCGCCTGCCAGGACGTCGACCGGGCGGCCCGCAAGGTCATCAAGGACGCCGGATACGGCGAGTACTTCATCCACCGCACCGGCCACGGCATCGGCGTCACCACGCACGAACCGCCCTACATGATCGAGGGCGAGGAGCTCCCGATCGTCCCCGGCATGTGCTTCTCCATCGAGCCCGGCGTCTACCTCCCGGGCCGGTTCGGCGTCCGCATCGAGGACATCGTGACGGCGACGGAGGAGGGGGCGGGGCGCCGGTTCAACAACACCCCGCACGAGATGGCGATCGTGGAGTAGCCCGTACCGGGTTCAGCCGTCCGTGAGGAGGACCGCCGACTCGCCGGGGAGCCGCAGCACCCCGTCCTCCGCCGGGGTCCCGATCGGCTCCCAGGCCGCCAGGACCCGGTCGCGGCCGTTGGAGCCGAGCGGGATCACCGCCGGCTCCGTGCCCAGGTTCACGCCCACCCGCAGCACCCCGCGCCGGAAGACCAGCCAGCGGGCCTCCTCGTCGAAGGCCACCTTCACGCTCGCCAGGTCCGGGTCCGTCAGGTCCGGCAGGGTGCGGCGCAGGGCGATGAGCCGGCGGTACCAGGCGAGCAGCCGCTTGTGCGGGTCCTGCTCGCGCTCGGACCGGTCGAGGACGGAACGGTCCCTGGTGGCGGGCTCCTGCGGGTCCGGGACCTCGTTCTCGTCCCAGCCGTGCGCCGCGAACTCCCGCCGCCTGCCCCGCCGTACGGCCTCCGCCAGCTCCGGATCGGTGTGGTCGGTGAAGTACTGCCAGGGCGTCGTCGCCCCCCACTCCTCGCCCATGAACAGCATCGGCACCGAGGGACCCGTCAGGACGAGGGCCGCCGCGCAGGCCAGCAGCCCGGGGGAGAGGGAGGCCGAAAGGCGGTCACCCAGCGCCCGGTTGCCGATCTGGTCGTGGGTCTGCGCATAGCCGAGGAAGCGGTGCGCGGGCGTCCGCTCCCGGTCCACCGGGCGCCCGTGGTGGCGGCCCCGGAAGGCCGAGTACGTGCCGTCGTGGAAGAACACCCGCGTGAGCGTCTTCGCGAGCGCCGCCATCGG contains:
- a CDS encoding CTP synthase C-terminal region-related (seleno)protein; its protein translation is MNDTHPLPRTPRIPRTARIALVGDRSPHVRSHVRVPVLLDGLAERDGLALDAYWIPTGDAAAPGAVKGFDAVWVLPGSPYESETGALAAIRTAREDGIPFLGTCGGFQHALLEFARNVCGLERAAHAENDPAADPGDLLIAPLACSLVGHEGVVRITPGSLAERALGAERTTERYHCDYGPDSRHLDTLRGHGLRFTGADEEGGVRIAELPGHPFFLATLFQPELSGDGTHPHPLVRALAVAATRHAAGDPV
- a CDS encoding tetratricopeptide repeat protein → MTNDHDWETRVAALWERLDDHRPADFRARVADLAAERPDDDPAALFELGAAHDSTGEPVEAVRLYQRALDLGVTGLRRRRAVIQLASSLRNLGRPDRSVELLTAERALPADRLDADETALAGAVDAFLALALADTGRDREAASLALGALAPLLPRYNRSLAHYARALLTSPDGS
- a CDS encoding LysR family transcriptional regulator, which produces MDPHLLRTFVTVARLASFSEAARELGYTQSAVSQHIAALETDLAQPLLTRRPVAPTPAGARLLEHAGALLLRLDAARADLDRFAAAPRATLAVAASPLALHPRTLAALPATGVTLRALPRERVPAAVATGEADAGLVDGIAAPSDPLRLPDIAPLAATAVAEQPLAVVLPEDHPLAGRAGLRLDDLVDARWLDAPAAGIPLDRLRAVHGGPAGRGFRTALRYEGTDTRTLTALAAAGHGLALLPSALADGTPGASAVPLVAPRLVHRTELLLPTGPPPERATPVAEFTRRLKARHP
- a CDS encoding aminopeptidase P family protein, yielding MPSSHATDEVVPFTADDYRARMARAAESAADAGLAGVLVAPGPDLVYLTGYQPTAITERLTVLVLAAGREPVLVVPTLEAPDAEKATGAPALTLRDWTDGKDPYAVAAPLLAADGRFGVSDNAWAMHLLGLQQALPGTSYVSLTEALPMLRGVKDAHELARIAAAGAAADQAYGEILKVRFAGREETDVAADLARLLMEFGHSQVDFTVVGSGPNGANPHHEAGDRVIEHGDMVVLDFGGLKHGYGSDTTRTVHVGEPTDEERRVHDLVREAQQAGFEAVRPGVACQDVDRAARKVIKDAGYGEYFIHRTGHGIGVTTHEPPYMIEGEELPIVPGMCFSIEPGVYLPGRFGVRIEDIVTATEEGAGRRFNNTPHEMAIVE